One region of Bosea sp. 29B genomic DNA includes:
- a CDS encoding glycosyltransferase family 4 protein, whose protein sequence is MRIAMLAPISWRTPPRHYGPWELVTSLLTEALVVRGVDVTLFATRDSHTAGTLAGICPAPYSEDPTIDAKVWELLHVAHVFERAGEFDIIHNQADFVPLAFSRLVGTPVVTTIHGFSSERILPAFKAYEDRIHYVAISAADRHPDLRYAATIHHGIRIEDFPFDPTGSDDLLFFGRIHPDKGAAEAIAAARAAGRRLVMAGIVQDRGYYDAQVAPALASESVAYLGPVGGSARMHALGSAKALLHLINFEEPFGLSVIEALACGTPVIASRRGSMPELIEHGVTGFLVDSVDEAVAAIARLSEIDRTACRAAVAARFTVDRMADRYLELYRSILG, encoded by the coding sequence ATGCGCATCGCCATGCTGGCGCCGATCTCCTGGCGCACCCCGCCGCGCCATTACGGCCCCTGGGAGCTTGTGACGAGCCTGCTGACCGAGGCGCTGGTGGTGCGCGGCGTCGACGTCACCCTGTTCGCCACCCGGGACAGCCATACGGCCGGCACCTTGGCCGGCATCTGCCCGGCGCCGTACTCCGAAGACCCGACGATCGACGCCAAGGTCTGGGAGCTGCTGCACGTCGCCCACGTCTTCGAGCGCGCCGGCGAATTCGATATCATCCACAACCAGGCCGATTTCGTGCCGCTCGCCTTCTCGCGCCTGGTCGGCACGCCGGTGGTGACGACGATTCACGGCTTCTCCTCGGAGCGCATCCTGCCGGCCTTCAAGGCCTATGAGGACCGGATCCACTATGTCGCGATCAGCGCCGCCGACCGGCACCCCGATTTGCGCTATGCCGCGACGATCCATCACGGCATCCGGATCGAGGATTTTCCCTTCGATCCAACCGGGAGCGACGACCTGCTCTTCTTCGGCCGCATCCACCCCGACAAGGGCGCGGCCGAGGCGATCGCCGCGGCGCGCGCAGCCGGCCGGCGTCTGGTCATGGCCGGCATCGTCCAGGACCGCGGCTACTACGACGCGCAGGTCGCGCCCGCGCTCGCCAGCGAGAGTGTGGCCTATCTCGGTCCCGTCGGCGGCAGCGCTCGCATGCATGCGCTCGGCTCGGCGAAGGCGTTGTTGCACCTGATCAACTTCGAGGAGCCGTTCGGATTGTCGGTCATCGAGGCGCTGGCCTGCGGCACCCCCGTCATCGCCTCCCGGCGCGGCTCGATGCCTGAGCTGATAGAACACGGCGTGACCGGGTTCCTTGTCGACAGCGTCGATGAGGCCGTGGCTGCGATCGCGCGCCTCTCCGAGATCGACCGCACCGCCTGCCGTGCAGCGGTCGCGGCGCGCTTCACCGTCGACCGAATGGCCGATCGTTATCTCGAGCTGTATCGGTCCATCCTCGGATGA
- a CDS encoding DUF1488 family protein, protein MSLHFPNPIRRYDTARDCVCFWGSDSALEIAFEVELAALRSIDLSAGPGEASMLRAYDGHLATIRKAAGAAYSRKRQSYHRLTAADF, encoded by the coding sequence ATGAGCCTCCACTTCCCCAATCCAATCCGGCGATATGACACCGCCCGGGACTGCGTGTGCTTCTGGGGCTCCGATTCCGCCCTTGAGATCGCATTCGAGGTCGAGCTCGCAGCGTTGCGCAGCATCGACTTGTCAGCCGGGCCGGGCGAAGCGTCGATGCTGCGAGCTTATGACGGGCACCTCGCTACCATCCGGAAGGCTGCCGGGGCAGCCTATTCCCGCAAGCGTCAGAGCTACCATCGCTTGACTGCTGCCGACTTCTAA
- a CDS encoding hemolysin III family protein — MHQPTQGRFHFDRAELWADGLIHGLGIVLGVGAVAYLIARVVAASMPGLIPVAIYSSALMAVLITSAVYNMLPVSPVKWLMRRFDHSAIYILIAGTYTPFLARIGESAAAHVLLAIVWIASAVGVLLKVALPGRYDRLSIVLYLLMGWSGVFAWESIAQLPSVALWLIVTGGLLYTLGVVFHVWQTLPFQNAIWHAFVLVASGCFYGAVFQAYAIAPSS; from the coding sequence TTGCACCAACCGACGCAGGGGCGCTTCCACTTCGATCGTGCCGAGCTTTGGGCCGATGGTCTGATCCATGGGCTCGGAATCGTGCTGGGGGTCGGCGCGGTCGCGTATCTGATCGCGCGCGTTGTCGCAGCTTCGATGCCTGGTCTGATCCCGGTTGCGATCTACAGCTCCGCGCTGATGGCTGTCCTGATCACCTCCGCCGTCTACAACATGTTGCCGGTTTCGCCGGTGAAGTGGCTGATGCGGCGCTTCGACCATTCGGCGATCTACATTTTGATCGCGGGAACCTACACGCCTTTCCTGGCGCGAATAGGCGAGAGCGCGGCAGCGCATGTCCTCCTGGCCATCGTCTGGATCGCATCGGCTGTCGGCGTCCTGCTCAAGGTCGCCTTACCCGGCCGATATGATCGCCTGTCGATTGTGCTCTATCTCCTCATGGGCTGGAGCGGCGTCTTTGCCTGGGAGAGCATCGCGCAGCTTCCGAGCGTCGCCTTGTGGCTGATCGTGACGGGCGGCCTTCTCTACACGCTGGGCGTGGTCTTTCACGTCTGGCAGACCCTTCCGTTCCAGAACGCCATCTGGCACGCCTTCGTCCTCGTCGCCTCCGGCTGTTTCTACGGGGCCGTCTTTCAGGCTTATGCGATCGCTCCATCGAGCTGA
- a CDS encoding response regulator transcription factor translates to MLPTEGLAIMPAPFQQRIALFGDQPIMLAGLNALVGAVPGATIIGVPLAMFDAVEFIRSQSPEVAIICIGTLRPAGLAFVRRILGVSPLILILLVCDDRDARSIKAAFQLGIAGYLLNGASNDRLLQALRAVRGGGLYLDGGLALSVRELRRPIGSMESRLDNPDDELSEREIQVLRLVVSSNSNKSIADQTGLSVRSVETYRFRACRKLGLSSRGDIMRYGSDRGWTLFD, encoded by the coding sequence ATGCTGCCCACGGAAGGGCTCGCGATAATGCCGGCGCCATTTCAGCAGCGGATTGCGCTTTTCGGCGATCAGCCAATCATGCTTGCCGGCCTGAACGCGCTTGTCGGCGCAGTCCCCGGCGCGACCATCATTGGCGTGCCATTGGCGATGTTCGACGCGGTCGAATTCATTCGCTCGCAGAGCCCCGAAGTAGCCATCATCTGTATCGGTACGCTGAGGCCGGCCGGTCTTGCCTTCGTAAGGCGCATCTTGGGCGTGTCACCGCTCATTCTGATCTTGCTCGTATGCGACGATCGCGATGCGAGGTCGATCAAGGCAGCATTTCAGCTCGGCATCGCAGGTTACCTGCTGAATGGCGCCTCCAACGACAGACTGCTGCAAGCCCTAAGGGCTGTTCGGGGCGGCGGGCTGTACCTCGATGGAGGCCTGGCGCTGTCGGTGCGAGAATTAAGACGCCCAATAGGCAGCATGGAAAGTCGCCTCGACAACCCAGATGACGAACTGAGCGAACGCGAAATTCAGGTCCTGCGCCTCGTCGTCTCGAGCAATTCGAACAAGAGCATCGCAGACCAGACCGGCCTGAGCGTCAGGTCAGTCGAAACCTACCGCTTCCGCGCCTGTAGGAAACTAGGTTTGTCTTCACGAGGAGACATCATGCGGTATGGCTCGGATCGTGGATGGACGCTTTTTGATTGA
- a CDS encoding LysR substrate-binding domain-containing protein, giving the protein MRKRRLPPLNALRGFDAAARHLSFTKAAEELNLTQGAVSRQVKELELHLGQELFHRFTRRIEFTAEGEQFFRSVESMLDELERAAGRFSRRKDRATLTVSVLPTIASVWLMPRLHLFTSLHPEIELRVVSSIEPADLLAHEADVAIRVGRLPGRHYERNQPRIELSMLTRWDGVHADELFPDRLVPVCSPGLIGETDVTPADLARWPLIHTSTRRHAWPDWLKAHGVRAAIEIEPTLQFGHFFMSLDAARQGRGIALVPDIILAHEEGMRGLTVPLTSELDSAGEYYLLIHENRFDDPRVQGFRNWALKEAFKVRGNSSKLVPA; this is encoded by the coding sequence ATGCGAAAGAGGCGTCTGCCGCCATTGAATGCGTTGCGTGGCTTCGACGCTGCGGCGCGCCATTTGTCCTTCACCAAGGCAGCCGAGGAGCTGAACCTGACGCAGGGTGCGGTCAGCCGTCAGGTCAAGGAGCTCGAGCTCCATCTCGGGCAGGAGCTGTTCCACCGCTTCACCCGCAGGATCGAGTTCACCGCAGAGGGCGAGCAGTTCTTCCGGAGCGTCGAGAGCATGCTCGACGAGCTCGAGCGCGCCGCCGGCCGCTTTAGCCGACGCAAAGACCGAGCGACGTTGACGGTCTCGGTGCTGCCGACGATCGCCTCGGTCTGGCTGATGCCGCGGCTGCATCTCTTTACCAGCCTGCACCCGGAGATCGAGCTGCGTGTCGTCTCGTCGATCGAGCCGGCGGATCTGCTCGCTCATGAGGCCGATGTCGCGATCCGGGTCGGACGCTTGCCGGGCCGGCACTATGAGCGCAACCAGCCACGCATCGAGCTATCCATGCTGACGCGCTGGGACGGGGTCCATGCCGACGAACTCTTTCCTGATCGGCTGGTGCCGGTCTGCTCGCCTGGCCTGATCGGCGAGACGGACGTCACTCCCGCCGATCTGGCGCGCTGGCCGCTGATCCATACCTCGACGCGCCGCCACGCCTGGCCGGACTGGCTGAAAGCCCACGGCGTGCGGGCGGCGATCGAGATCGAGCCGACGCTGCAGTTCGGGCACTTCTTCATGTCTCTGGATGCTGCGCGACAAGGCCGCGGCATTGCGCTCGTGCCGGACATCATCCTGGCGCATGAGGAGGGCATGCGTGGATTGACGGTTCCGTTGACCAGCGAACTCGACAGCGCTGGCGAATATTACCTCCTGATCCACGAAAACCGTTTCGACGATCCGCGCGTGCAGGGTTTCAGGAATTGGGCCTTGAAAGAGGCTTTCAAAGTTCGCGGCAATTCATCGAAGCTCGTTCCGGCCTGA
- a CDS encoding sugar ABC transporter ATP-binding protein — protein MTIEPAIALAMRDIAKRYGATCALRSADLTLQAGRVHALLGENGAGKSTLVKIIVGAVKPDSGSVTIAGRPVAFRSVAEAIAAGIVPIYQHLSLFPELSVLDNLSAFQLAAGRAGLSRKALVPREEARAWLARVGLDLDLDRAVSSLSLGERQLLEIARGVGRNCRILVLDEPTAALNGAEADRLFAVVRDLCAGSAAVLFISHKFDEIERLADEVTVLRDGATVIDAAPIGRHDRATLVKAMLGMQVEHEHRSGSARAEPVLTAANVRMATGHSLDLSVRAGEIVGLAGLVGSGALAIAATMAGAAPGQGEIAVGDQRFALGDRREAVRLGVAYVPADRHAEGLFPPVSAIGNASASALSRFSARGLLGKARERDAIEPLLRRLHLHPARPDAEAASFSGGNQQKLLIARCLALPNLRALVLLEPTRGVDVAARAMIHRAVIEMARSGVAVLVASSDLDELTALCDRYLVVRDGMIAQELPACAATEAIMAALAGKAAA, from the coding sequence ATGACGATCGAGCCAGCGATCGCGCTCGCCATGCGCGACATCGCCAAGCGCTATGGCGCGACCTGCGCGCTGCGCAGCGCCGACCTCACCTTGCAAGCTGGCCGCGTCCACGCCTTGCTCGGCGAGAACGGCGCCGGCAAGTCAACCCTGGTGAAGATCATCGTCGGCGCTGTGAAGCCCGACAGCGGCAGCGTCACCATCGCTGGCCGGCCGGTCGCCTTCCGCTCGGTAGCCGAGGCGATCGCCGCCGGCATCGTGCCGATCTACCAGCATCTCAGCCTGTTTCCCGAGCTCTCCGTCCTCGACAATCTTTCTGCCTTCCAGCTCGCCGCCGGCCGTGCCGGCCTCAGCCGCAAGGCGCTGGTGCCGCGCGAGGAGGCGCGGGCCTGGCTCGCCCGCGTCGGGCTCGACCTCGATCTCGATCGCGCGGTCTCGTCGCTTTCGCTCGGCGAGCGCCAATTGCTCGAAATCGCCCGCGGTGTCGGCCGCAATTGCCGCATCCTCGTCCTCGACGAGCCCACGGCAGCGCTGAACGGCGCTGAGGCCGACCGGCTCTTCGCCGTGGTCCGCGATCTCTGCGCCGGCAGCGCGGCCGTGCTCTTCATCTCGCACAAATTCGACGAGATCGAACGCCTTGCCGATGAGGTCACGGTGCTGCGCGATGGCGCCACCGTGATCGACGCCGCCCCGATCGGCCGGCATGACCGCGCCACGCTGGTCAAGGCGATGCTGGGCATGCAGGTCGAGCACGAGCACCGCTCCGGCAGCGCCCGGGCCGAACCGGTCCTGACTGCAGCCAATGTCCGCATGGCGACTGGCCATAGCCTCGACCTCTCGGTGCGCGCCGGTGAAATCGTCGGCCTCGCCGGTCTGGTCGGCTCCGGAGCGCTCGCGATCGCCGCCACCATGGCCGGCGCCGCTCCCGGCCAGGGCGAGATCGCTGTCGGCGACCAGCGCTTTGCGCTCGGCGATCGGCGCGAAGCCGTCCGCCTCGGCGTCGCCTACGTCCCGGCCGATCGCCATGCCGAGGGACTGTTTCCGCCGGTCAGCGCGATCGGCAACGCCTCAGCCAGCGCCCTGTCGCGTTTTTCCGCTCGTGGCCTCCTCGGCAAGGCGCGTGAGCGCGACGCGATCGAGCCGCTGCTGCGCCGCCTGCACCTGCATCCGGCCCGGCCGGACGCCGAGGCCGCGAGCTTCAGCGGCGGCAACCAGCAGAAGCTGCTGATCGCGCGCTGCCTCGCCTTGCCGAACCTGCGCGCCCTCGTCCTGCTGGAGCCGACGCGCGGGGTCGACGTCGCCGCCCGCGCCATGATCCACCGCGCCGTCATCGAGATGGCGCGCTCGGGCGTCGCCGTCCTGGTCGCATCGAGCGACCTCGACGAGCTGACAGCGCTCTGCGACCGCTATCTCGTGGTCCGGGACGGCATGATCGCGCAGGAACTGCCGGCCTGCGCCGCAACCGAGGCGATCATGGCCGCGCTCGCCGGAAAGGCAGCGGCATGA
- a CDS encoding ABC transporter permease has product MSSFPIGDRGPSSMPAILRPPAILVVTALLFGLAALAVPRFGTLGNIENVLRIAAILGIVACGQAIVVILAGIEFSFGASAALASVVIVMALPTAGVVGAFLLGGLLILAIGMVNGLLVARFAVPPVIATLGMLMIASGLAAWLAGGLPIDAPPSDAFSWPARGRVLGIPVPIICAAIAFAALHLLLAKTRLGRGWYLVGANATAARLAGLSVPRLVFSGYAVAGLFCALGAVILTSRVASGQPMLAPNLPFETIAACAVGGLPLGGGRGNVLQVACGVLIVAMLNNIVVLLNLPTAYQLILLGTLVVAAVLLQRDWAFLGNAIRVVTGGRRG; this is encoded by the coding sequence ATGAGCAGCTTTCCAATCGGCGACCGGGGCCCCTCCAGCATGCCTGCCATCCTGCGCCCGCCCGCCATCCTCGTCGTGACGGCGCTGCTGTTCGGGCTGGCCGCCCTCGCAGTGCCGCGCTTCGGCACGCTCGGCAATATCGAGAACGTGCTGCGCATCGCTGCGATCCTCGGCATCGTCGCCTGCGGCCAGGCCATCGTCGTCATCCTCGCCGGCATCGAGTTCTCGTTCGGTGCCTCGGCGGCGCTGGCCAGCGTCGTCATCGTCATGGCCCTGCCGACAGCCGGTGTGGTCGGCGCCTTCCTCCTCGGCGGCCTGCTGATCCTTGCGATCGGCATGGTCAACGGCCTACTCGTTGCCCGCTTTGCCGTGCCGCCGGTGATCGCGACGCTCGGCATGCTGATGATCGCCTCAGGCCTTGCCGCCTGGCTCGCCGGCGGCCTGCCGATCGACGCGCCGCCCTCGGACGCCTTCTCATGGCCGGCGCGCGGCCGGGTCCTCGGCATACCCGTGCCGATCATCTGCGCCGCTATCGCCTTCGCCGCGCTGCATCTGCTGCTCGCGAAAACCCGGCTCGGACGCGGCTGGTATCTGGTCGGCGCCAATGCGACGGCTGCCAGGCTCGCCGGCCTCTCCGTGCCCCGCCTCGTCTTCTCCGGCTACGCCGTGGCCGGCCTGTTCTGCGCGCTCGGCGCCGTCATCCTGACCAGCCGCGTCGCCTCGGGCCAGCCGATGCTCGCGCCGAACCTGCCCTTCGAGACCATCGCCGCCTGCGCCGTCGGCGGGCTGCCGCTCGGGGGAGGACGCGGCAATGTCCTGCAGGTCGCCTGCGGCGTGCTGATCGTCGCCATGCTCAACAACATCGTGGTGCTGCTGAACCTGCCGACCGCCTACCAGCTCATCCTGCTCGGCACGCTCGTCGTCGCTGCCGTGCTGCTCCAGCGCGACTGGGCCTTCCTCGGCAACGCAATCCGCGTCGTCACCGGCGGGAGGCGCGGATGA
- a CDS encoding ABC transporter permease: MTPAIAPRLLVAPAGILAAGLVFAAIAPGFLSLGNAASIAGQAWVLVLLATGQMFALAARGFDISVGAIAALAGTLAAMAANSFGLAGLLVAPLVGLACGTLNGWLVGRLALQPIVATLGSLVALKGLALLVSDDGQAVPLTEAGHATSLAFDPVLGLPPLAWLALACVLGAQFLLSHATLGKRILMLGANPEAVSLVGADAGALQIRAYQLCGLFAGLAGALMTARAGAGLPTEGAGMELQAIAAAIIGGTALSGGVANAIAVAAGAFFVQAVLTGLNLTGVSPFLAQVTVGLVILGSGLMDTALRSLLSRNRQPKDVSP; this comes from the coding sequence ATGACCCCGGCCATCGCCCCTCGCCTGCTGGTCGCACCTGCCGGCATCCTCGCCGCCGGCCTCGTCTTCGCCGCGATAGCGCCCGGCTTCCTCTCGCTCGGCAATGCCGCCAGCATCGCCGGCCAAGCCTGGGTCCTCGTCCTGCTGGCGACAGGCCAGATGTTCGCCCTCGCCGCCCGCGGCTTCGACATCTCGGTCGGCGCGATCGCGGCGCTGGCCGGAACGCTCGCCGCCATGGCCGCCAACAGCTTCGGGCTGGCCGGCCTGCTCGTCGCCCCGCTGGTCGGTCTCGCTTGCGGCACACTGAACGGCTGGCTCGTCGGCCGGCTCGCCTTGCAGCCGATCGTCGCGACGCTCGGCTCGCTGGTCGCGCTCAAGGGCCTCGCCCTGCTGGTCAGCGATGACGGCCAGGCCGTGCCGCTCACCGAAGCCGGCCATGCCACCAGCCTCGCCTTCGATCCGGTGCTCGGCCTGCCGCCGCTCGCCTGGCTCGCCCTCGCCTGCGTCCTCGGCGCCCAGTTCCTCCTGAGCCACGCCACACTCGGCAAGCGCATCCTGATGCTCGGCGCCAATCCCGAAGCCGTCAGCCTGGTCGGCGCCGATGCCGGCGCGCTCCAAATCCGGGCCTACCAGCTCTGCGGCCTCTTCGCCGGACTTGCCGGAGCGCTGATGACGGCCCGAGCCGGCGCCGGCCTGCCAACCGAAGGCGCCGGCATGGAATTGCAGGCGATCGCCGCAGCGATCATCGGCGGGACCGCGTTGTCGGGTGGCGTCGCCAACGCCATCGCGGTCGCGGCCGGTGCGTTCTTCGTTCAGGCCGTGCTGACCGGACTCAATCTCACCGGTGTCTCGCCCTTCCTGGCGCAGGTCACCGTCGGCCTCGTCATCCTCGGCTCCGGCCTGATGGACACCGCCCTCCGCTCGCTCCTTTCCCGCAACCGCCAGCCCAAGGACGTATCGCCATGA
- a CDS encoding substrate-binding domain-containing protein, whose translation MTFLSRRSLLLASIAAAALAQPALAQEKTIGIAVPNLASSFWISAVYGMESEAKAGGATVLKLNAGGDANASQQIAQVQDLIQRKVAAIVIGATNGDAVKPIVERAIEAGIPVVGISSPPNTPKLASLVSADHADMGKLQAECLAKAVGGKGTVAMMAGPAGQAWSDLRAKGFREALAKAAPDVKIVAESRLADNRNAALGTAEDWTQRFPDLAGIYAATDDMAAGVVSAFKSASKPVKVSASNFSPTAQQMLKDGDIACTSIQQVVAQGKAAMAQALKAAAKQPVEARVVLPALLVTRENVATVDLSSVVAPADYRP comes from the coding sequence ATGACATTCCTGTCCCGCCGTAGCCTGCTGCTCGCCTCGATCGCTGCCGCCGCTTTGGCGCAGCCGGCCCTCGCCCAGGAGAAGACGATCGGCATCGCCGTGCCGAACCTCGCCTCCTCCTTCTGGATCTCCGCCGTCTACGGCATGGAGAGCGAGGCGAAGGCGGGTGGCGCCACCGTGCTCAAGCTCAATGCCGGCGGTGACGCCAACGCCTCGCAGCAGATCGCCCAGGTGCAGGACCTGATCCAGCGCAAGGTCGCGGCGATCGTGATCGGCGCCACCAATGGCGATGCGGTCAAGCCGATCGTCGAGCGCGCGATCGAGGCCGGCATCCCGGTGGTCGGCATCTCCTCGCCGCCGAACACGCCGAAGCTTGCCTCGCTGGTCAGCGCCGACCATGCCGACATGGGCAAGCTCCAGGCCGAATGCCTCGCCAAGGCGGTCGGCGGCAAGGGCACGGTCGCAATGATGGCGGGCCCCGCCGGCCAGGCCTGGTCGGACCTGCGCGCCAAGGGCTTCCGCGAGGCGCTGGCCAAGGCGGCGCCCGACGTCAAGATCGTCGCAGAATCGCGCCTCGCCGACAATCGCAACGCCGCGCTCGGCACCGCCGAGGACTGGACGCAGCGCTTCCCCGACCTCGCCGGCATCTATGCGGCGACCGACGACATGGCGGCCGGCGTCGTCTCGGCCTTCAAGTCGGCGAGCAAGCCGGTGAAGGTCTCGGCCTCGAATTTCAGCCCGACCGCCCAGCAGATGCTGAAGGACGGCGACATCGCCTGCACCTCGATCCAACAGGTCGTCGCCCAGGGCAAGGCCGCGATGGCGCAGGCGCTGAAGGCCGCGGCCAAGCAGCCGGTCGAGGCGCGTGTCGTCCTGCCGGCTCTGCTGGTGACGCGCGAGAACGTCGCGACCGTCGACCTCTCCTCGGTCGTCGCGCCGGCCGATTATCGCCCCTGA
- a CDS encoding polysaccharide deacetylase family protein, with protein MLPSSGRFPYSPIVDRPDFTWPGGKRLAVYVALCVEHFAYGSGLGLPYSPGLQHPNTYNWAWREYGNRVGGWRLIELFDEYRLPLSVLLNTECYEHCPELVAAHRRRGDEIVAHGRTNSEHQNGMEVEAERRLIAEATQAIASHEGAAPAGWMSPGAHPSANTEDLLTEAGYGYTMDWPMDDQPVWLKTKGGPLLAMPYPHEVNDVPMVVLHDGTAQAFADMAIDNLDEMLGQSEQQALVYGMTIHTFIVGQPFRIRQFRRVLDHLNKHQDRIWFTTAGACARHYASLFPAPSAG; from the coding sequence ATGCTGCCTAGCTCCGGACGCTTCCCCTACTCGCCCATCGTCGACCGGCCGGACTTCACCTGGCCGGGCGGCAAGCGGCTCGCCGTCTATGTCGCGCTCTGCGTCGAGCATTTCGCCTATGGCTCGGGGCTCGGCCTGCCCTATTCGCCGGGACTCCAGCACCCCAACACCTACAACTGGGCCTGGCGCGAATACGGCAACCGCGTCGGCGGCTGGCGGCTGATCGAGCTCTTCGACGAGTACCGCCTGCCGCTCTCGGTGCTGCTCAACACCGAATGCTACGAGCACTGCCCCGAGTTGGTCGCGGCCCATCGTCGTCGCGGCGACGAGATCGTCGCCCATGGCCGCACCAATTCCGAGCATCAGAATGGCATGGAGGTCGAGGCCGAGCGAAGGCTGATCGCCGAGGCGACGCAGGCGATCGCGAGCCATGAAGGCGCTGCGCCTGCCGGCTGGATGAGCCCCGGCGCCCATCCCAGCGCCAACACCGAGGACCTGCTGACTGAGGCCGGCTACGGCTACACCATGGACTGGCCGATGGACGACCAGCCGGTCTGGCTCAAGACCAAGGGTGGCCCCCTGCTGGCAATGCCCTATCCGCACGAGGTCAACGACGTGCCGATGGTCGTGCTGCATGATGGCACGGCGCAGGCCTTCGCCGACATGGCGATCGACAATCTCGACGAGATGCTCGGCCAGTCCGAGCAGCAGGCGCTGGTCTACGGCATGACGATCCACACCTTCATCGTCGGCCAACCCTTCCGCATCCGACAGTTCCGCCGGGTGCTCGACCATCTCAACAAGCACCAGGACCGCATCTGGTTCACCACGGCCGGCGCCTGCGCGCGCCATTACGCCAGCCTGTTCCCGGCCCCGTCGGCCGGCTGA